The Ascochyta rabiei chromosome 10, complete sequence genome has a window encoding:
- a CDS encoding Acetate--CoA ligase encodes MSEGDVKPKNPVVAEAHEVDTFHVPKAFFDKHPHSKPHLANLEEYQTLYKESITEPKRFWGRLARELLTWDRDFQTVHAGSFENGDNAWFVEGQLNASYNCVDRHAFKDPNKAAIIYEADDEGDGRIITYGELLRDVSKLAYTLKKMGVNKGDAVALYMPMIPEAVISFLACSRIGAVHSVIFAGFSSDSLRDRIVDAECKVVITTDEGKRGGKVIATKKIVDEALKQCPGISHCLVYKRTGAEIPWTKGRDWWWHEEVDKYPNYIAPEPMNSEDPLFLLYTSGSTGKPKGVMHTTGGYLLGAAATGKYVFDIHDGDTFFCGGDVGWITGHTYVVYAPLLLGVATVVFEGTPAYPNFSRYWDIVDKYNVSQFYVAPTALRLLKRAGDEHIKHQMKHLRVLGSVGEPIAAEVWKWYFEKVGKEEAHVVDTYWQTETGSHVIAPLAGVTPTKPGSASLPFFGIEPAIIDPVSGEEVHGNDVEGVLVFKQPWPSMTRTVWGAHKRYMDTYLNVYKGYYFTGDGAGRDHEGYYWIRGRVDDVVNVSGHRLSTAEIEAALIEHHSVAEAAVVGINDELTGQAVNAFVALKDGTESSEQVKKDLILQVRKSIGPFAAPKAIFIVPDLPKTRSGKIMRRIMRKILAGEEDQLGDITTLSDPSVVEKIIEIVHQSKKK; translated from the exons ATGTCTGAAGGCGACGTCAAGCCGAAGAACCCCGTTGTGGCCGAGGCCCACGAGGTCGACACTTTCCACGTCCCCAAGGCGTTTTTCGA CAAGCACCCGCACTCGAAACCGCATCTGGCCAACCTGGAGGAGTACCAGACGCTGTACAAGGAGTCCATCACCGAGCCCAAGCGGTTCTGGGGCCGCCTGGCGCGCGAGCTGCTCACGTGGGACCGCGATTTCCAGACGGTCCACGCCGGCAGCTTCGAGAACGGCGACAACGCCTGGTTCGTCGAGGGCCAGCTGAACGCGTCGTACAACTGCGTCGACCGCCATGCTTTCAAGGACCCCAACAAGGCCGCCATCATCTACGAGGCCGACGACGAGGGTGACGGCCGCATCATCACATACGGCGAGCTCCTGCGCGACGTCTCCAAGCTCGCCTACACCCTCAAGAAGATGGGTGTGAACAAGGGCGATGCCGTCGCTCTCTACATGCCCATGATTCCCGAGGCTGTCATTTCCTTCCTGGCCTGCTCACGTATCGGTGCCGTGCACTCTGTCATCTTCGCCGGTTTCTCCTCCGACTCGCTGCGCGACCGCATCGTCGACGCCGAGTGCAAGGTGGTCATCACCACCGACGAGGGCAAGCGCGGAGGCAAGGTCATTGCCACCAAGAAGATTGTCGACGAGGCCCTGAAGCAGTGCCCTGGCATCAGCCACTGCCTGGTCTACAAGCGCACCGGCGCGGAGATTCCCTGGACTAAAGGCCGGGACTGGTGGTGGCACGAGGAGGTGGACAAGTACCCCAACTACATCGCCCCTGAGCCCATGAACTCCGAGGACCCTCTCTTCTTGCTCTACACTTCTGGCTCCACCGGCAAGCCCAAGGGTGTCATGCACACAACGGGAGGCTATCTGCTCGGCGCAGCGGCGACGGGAAAGTACGTCTTCGACATTCACGATGGCGACACCTTCTTCTGCGGAGGTGACGTCGGTTGGATCACTGGCCACACCTACGTCGTCTACGCGCCCCTGCTGCTCGGTGTGGCGACTGTCGTCTTCGAAGGCACACCTGCCTACCCCAACTTCTCGCGCTACTGGGACATAGTCGACAAGTACAACGTCAGCCAGTTTTACGTTGCGCCGACAGCGCTGCGGCTGCTGAAGCGTGCGGGCGACGAGCACATCAAGCACCAGATGAAGCACCTCCGTGTGCTGGGGTCTGTCGGCGAGCCCATCGCTGCCGAGGTGTGGAAGTGGTACTTTGAAAAGGTCGGAAAGGAGGAGGCTCACGTTGTGGAC ACGTACTGGCAGACAGAGACGGGGTCGCACGTCATCGCGCCGCTTGCTGGTGTCACGCCTACCAAGCCCGGCTCTGCCTCGCTCCCCTTCTTCGGTATCGAGCCGGCCATCATCGACCCCGTGTCTGGCGAGGAGGTGCACGGCAACGACGTCGAGGGCGTGCTGGTCTTCAAGCAGCCGTGGCCGAGCATGACGCGCACGGTCTGGGGAGCACACAAGCGCTACATGGACACATATCTGAACGTGTACAAGGGCTACTAC TTCACGGGAGACGGTGCTGGTCGCGACCACGAGGGCTACTACTGGATCCGAGGCCGTGTTGACGATGTCGTGAACGTGTCTGGACACCGGCTGTCGACGGCCGAGATTGAAGCAGCGCTCATCGAGCACC ATTCTGTGGCTGAAGCTGCCGTTGTGGGCATCAACGACGAGCTGACGGGCCAGGCGGTCAACGCGTTTGTGGCGCTCAAGGACGGCACCGAGTCGAGCGAGCAGGTGAAGAAGGACCTGATTCTGCAGGTGCGCAAGTCGATTGGGCCGTTTGCGGCACCCAAGGCGATATTCATCGTTCCCGACCTGCCCAAGACACGGTCTGGCAAGATTATGCGTCGCATCATGCGCAAGATCTTGGCGGGCGAGGAGGACCAGCTGGGCGACATCACCACG CTTTCGGACCCGTCGGTAGTCGAGAAGATCATCGAGATTGTGCACCAGTCGAAGAAGAAATAG
- a CDS encoding Acetate--CoA ligase, producing the protein MSEGDVKPKNPVVAEAHEVDTFHVPKAFFDKHPHSKPHLANLEEYQTLYKESITEPKRFWGRLARELLTWDRDFQTVHAGSFENGDNAWFVEGQLNASYNCVDRHAFKDPNKAAIIYEADDEGDGRIITYGELLRDVSKLAYTLKKMGVNKGDAVALYMPMIPEAVISFLACSRIGAVHSVIFAGFSSDSLRDRIVDAECKVVITTDEGKRGGKVIATKKIVDEALKQCPGISHCLVYKRTGAEIPWTKGRDWWWHEEVDKYPNYIAPEPMNSEDPLFLLYTSGSTGKPKGVMHTTGGYLLGAAATGKYVFDIHDGDTFFCGGDVGWITGHTYVVYAPLLLGVATVVFEGTPAYPNFSRYWDIVDKYNVSQFYVAPTALRLLKRAGDEHIKHQMKHLRVLGSVGEPIAAEVWKWYFEKVGKEEAHVVDTYWQTETGSHVIAPLAGVTPTKPGSASLPFFGIEPAIIDPVSGEEVHGNDVEGVLVFKQPWPSMTRTVWGAHKRYMDTYLNVYKGYYFTGDGAGRDHEGYYWIRGRVDDVVNVSGHRLSTAEIEAALIEHHSVAEAAVVGINDELTGQAVNAFVALKDGTESSEQVKKDLILQVRKSIGPFAAPKAIFIVPDLPKTRSGKIMRRIMRKILAGEEDQLGDITTVRFSFLSLLSDSVRVHCPADVFAPKARAELMTRLCELTSVGEVSLMTHVHGSRTVANGVDDASTRVEDASTRVEDASTRVEDSG; encoded by the exons ATGTCTGAAGGCGACGTCAAGCCGAAGAACCCCGTTGTGGCCGAGGCCCACGAGGTCGACACTTTCCACGTCCCCAAGGCGTTTTTCGA CAAGCACCCGCACTCGAAACCGCATCTGGCCAACCTGGAGGAGTACCAGACGCTGTACAAGGAGTCCATCACCGAGCCCAAGCGGTTCTGGGGCCGCCTGGCGCGCGAGCTGCTCACGTGGGACCGCGATTTCCAGACGGTCCACGCCGGCAGCTTCGAGAACGGCGACAACGCCTGGTTCGTCGAGGGCCAGCTGAACGCGTCGTACAACTGCGTCGACCGCCATGCTTTCAAGGACCCCAACAAGGCCGCCATCATCTACGAGGCCGACGACGAGGGTGACGGCCGCATCATCACATACGGCGAGCTCCTGCGCGACGTCTCCAAGCTCGCCTACACCCTCAAGAAGATGGGTGTGAACAAGGGCGATGCCGTCGCTCTCTACATGCCCATGATTCCCGAGGCTGTCATTTCCTTCCTGGCCTGCTCACGTATCGGTGCCGTGCACTCTGTCATCTTCGCCGGTTTCTCCTCCGACTCGCTGCGCGACCGCATCGTCGACGCCGAGTGCAAGGTGGTCATCACCACCGACGAGGGCAAGCGCGGAGGCAAGGTCATTGCCACCAAGAAGATTGTCGACGAGGCCCTGAAGCAGTGCCCTGGCATCAGCCACTGCCTGGTCTACAAGCGCACCGGCGCGGAGATTCCCTGGACTAAAGGCCGGGACTGGTGGTGGCACGAGGAGGTGGACAAGTACCCCAACTACATCGCCCCTGAGCCCATGAACTCCGAGGACCCTCTCTTCTTGCTCTACACTTCTGGCTCCACCGGCAAGCCCAAGGGTGTCATGCACACAACGGGAGGCTATCTGCTCGGCGCAGCGGCGACGGGAAAGTACGTCTTCGACATTCACGATGGCGACACCTTCTTCTGCGGAGGTGACGTCGGTTGGATCACTGGCCACACCTACGTCGTCTACGCGCCCCTGCTGCTCGGTGTGGCGACTGTCGTCTTCGAAGGCACACCTGCCTACCCCAACTTCTCGCGCTACTGGGACATAGTCGACAAGTACAACGTCAGCCAGTTTTACGTTGCGCCGACAGCGCTGCGGCTGCTGAAGCGTGCGGGCGACGAGCACATCAAGCACCAGATGAAGCACCTCCGTGTGCTGGGGTCTGTCGGCGAGCCCATCGCTGCCGAGGTGTGGAAGTGGTACTTTGAAAAGGTCGGAAAGGAGGAGGCTCACGTTGTGGAC ACGTACTGGCAGACAGAGACGGGGTCGCACGTCATCGCGCCGCTTGCTGGTGTCACGCCTACCAAGCCCGGCTCTGCCTCGCTCCCCTTCTTCGGTATCGAGCCGGCCATCATCGACCCCGTGTCTGGCGAGGAGGTGCACGGCAACGACGTCGAGGGCGTGCTGGTCTTCAAGCAGCCGTGGCCGAGCATGACGCGCACGGTCTGGGGAGCACACAAGCGCTACATGGACACATATCTGAACGTGTACAAGGGCTACTAC TTCACGGGAGACGGTGCTGGTCGCGACCACGAGGGCTACTACTGGATCCGAGGCCGTGTTGACGATGTCGTGAACGTGTCTGGACACCGGCTGTCGACGGCCGAGATTGAAGCAGCGCTCATCGAGCACC ATTCTGTGGCTGAAGCTGCCGTTGTGGGCATCAACGACGAGCTGACGGGCCAGGCGGTCAACGCGTTTGTGGCGCTCAAGGACGGCACCGAGTCGAGCGAGCAGGTGAAGAAGGACCTGATTCTGCAGGTGCGCAAGTCGATTGGGCCGTTTGCGGCACCCAAGGCGATATTCATCGTTCCCGACCTGCCCAAGACACGGTCTGGCAAGATTATGCGTCGCATCATGCGCAAGATCTTGGCGGGCGAGGAGGACCAGCTGGGCGACATCACCACGGTGAGATTCTCTTTCCTTTCCCTTTTGTCCGATTCGGTACGAGTTCATTGCCCAGCGGACGTGTTTGCTCCCAAGGCGCGAGCGGAGTTGATGACGCGTCTGTGTGAGTTGACGAGTGTCGGCGAGGTGTCGTTGATGACACATGTACATGGGTCGAGGACAGTGGCTAACGGTGTTGATGACGCATCTACACGGGTTGAGGACGCATCTACACGGGTTGAGGACGCATCTACACGGGTTGAGGACAGTGGCTAA